One window of Trinickia caryophylli genomic DNA carries:
- a CDS encoding AsmA family protein: protein MPYIGPLARTAGKILACVVALAIVVVAGVAVFVTTFDWNRARPWVDDKVSQAIGRPFAINGDLRVHWQHAVDERGWRAWVPWPRFTAYRVSIGNPTWTKDPHFAVADEISFVVELLPLLSHTIIVPSIGLVNPSIDLERMADGRNNWTFDLPQSHGPSRWTLKLATLGFAKGAIALSDALKKIELEIGVDTLGKPIAISDVLKQQEAASRETAAGVVGRRGARQLSSQAAAASSASAASELSAASPAASGGAPRDPYMLGFTAKGSYRATRVSGSGKLGNVLALRDAARPFPLQADVKIGDTRLALVGTVTDPARLAALDLRLWLQGASLSHLYPILGIALPDTPPYATDGRLAGHVRENDIQLTYSGFTGRVGDSDLEGTLGYERRGQRPLLKGEVVSNQLRFADLAPVIGADTNASKARRGETVRQPANRALPVEQFRTDRWRAIDADVKFTGRRIIRNPELPVTNLYTHVLLDNGVLSLDPLRFGVAGGTLASNMKLDGSGMPLKARMALSARHLKLKQLFPKQKTMQSALGEVNGDAALSATGNSPAALASTLDGEVKTVVTEGKVSRLLMEAAGLNVANVVYEKLFGHRDVNIRCGAADFTATDGVLTTRTFALDTDDALISMGGHIDLRDESMDLTIHPQTKGLRIISLRSPLYVKGTFKDPDVGVSKGALALRAGAMVGLGLLNPFAALLPLIAPSHNQPAPCDALIARMREAPKAPPPGADGKRGAGDGAGHDAGEGRG, encoded by the coding sequence ATGCCGTACATCGGACCCCTTGCCCGCACGGCGGGAAAGATTCTCGCCTGCGTCGTTGCGCTCGCAATCGTCGTCGTTGCCGGCGTTGCCGTCTTCGTCACGACGTTCGATTGGAATCGAGCGAGGCCATGGGTGGACGACAAGGTTTCGCAGGCGATCGGCCGGCCGTTCGCGATCAACGGCGATCTGCGCGTGCACTGGCAGCATGCTGTCGACGAGCGGGGCTGGCGCGCCTGGGTGCCGTGGCCGAGGTTTACGGCCTATCGGGTGAGCATCGGAAATCCGACATGGACCAAGGATCCGCATTTTGCGGTGGCGGACGAGATCTCGTTCGTCGTGGAGCTGCTCCCGCTGCTCTCGCATACGATCATCGTACCGTCCATCGGCCTCGTGAATCCCTCCATCGACCTCGAAAGGATGGCCGACGGCCGCAACAATTGGACCTTCGATCTGCCGCAGTCGCATGGGCCGTCGCGCTGGACGCTGAAGCTCGCGACGCTCGGTTTCGCGAAAGGCGCAATAGCGCTGTCGGACGCGCTCAAGAAGATCGAGTTGGAAATCGGCGTCGATACGCTCGGCAAGCCGATCGCGATCAGCGACGTGCTCAAGCAGCAGGAGGCGGCCTCGCGCGAGACGGCGGCCGGGGTGGTGGGCCGGCGCGGTGCGCGCCAATTGAGCTCGCAGGCAGCGGCGGCGTCCAGCGCGTCGGCCGCGTCGGAGCTTTCCGCGGCGTCGCCGGCCGCGAGCGGGGGCGCGCCGCGAGACCCGTATATGCTCGGCTTTACCGCGAAAGGGAGTTATCGGGCAACGCGGGTGTCGGGTAGCGGCAAGCTTGGCAACGTACTGGCGCTGCGCGATGCGGCGCGCCCGTTTCCGCTGCAAGCCGATGTGAAAATCGGCGATACGCGGCTCGCGCTCGTCGGTACGGTGACGGACCCGGCGCGTCTGGCCGCGCTCGACTTGCGCCTCTGGCTGCAGGGGGCGAGCCTTTCCCATCTCTATCCGATCCTCGGCATCGCACTCCCCGATACGCCGCCGTACGCGACGGACGGCCGGCTGGCTGGCCATGTTCGCGAGAACGATATTCAGCTGACCTACAGCGGCTTTACGGGCCGCGTGGGCGACAGCGATCTCGAGGGCACGCTCGGCTACGAACGCCGGGGGCAGCGGCCGCTGCTGAAGGGGGAGGTGGTCTCGAACCAGCTTCGCTTCGCCGATCTCGCGCCGGTGATCGGGGCGGACACCAATGCGAGCAAGGCCCGCCGCGGCGAAACCGTCCGGCAGCCCGCGAACCGGGCGTTGCCGGTCGAGCAGTTCCGGACGGACCGCTGGCGGGCGATCGATGCGGACGTCAAGTTCACGGGACGTCGCATCATCAGGAATCCCGAGTTGCCGGTGACGAACCTTTACACGCACGTTTTGCTCGACAACGGGGTCTTGTCGCTCGATCCGCTTCGCTTCGGCGTGGCTGGAGGCACGCTCGCGTCGAACATGAAACTCGATGGCAGCGGCATGCCGCTGAAAGCACGCATGGCGCTGTCCGCGCGGCATTTGAAGCTCAAGCAGCTCTTTCCCAAGCAAAAGACGATGCAGTCGGCTCTGGGCGAGGTGAACGGAGATGCAGCCCTTTCCGCGACGGGCAATTCGCCGGCCGCGCTCGCCTCGACGCTCGACGGCGAGGTGAAAACAGTCGTGACCGAGGGCAAGGTGAGCCGCCTGCTGATGGAGGCGGCGGGGCTGAATGTCGCGAACGTCGTCTACGAAAAGCTCTTCGGTCATCGCGACGTGAACATTCGTTGCGGCGCCGCCGACTTCACCGCCACGGACGGCGTGCTCACCACGCGCACTTTCGCCCTCGACACGGACGATGCACTGATTTCGATGGGCGGGCACATCGATTTGCGCGACGAATCGATGGACCTGACGATCCACCCCCAGACGAAGGGGCTGCGGATCATCTCGCTGCGCTCGCCGCTATACGTCAAGGGGACGTTCAAGGACCCGGACGTGGGCGTGAGCAAGGGCGCGCTGGCCCTGCGCGCGGGAGCCATGGTAGGGCTCGGCCTGCTGAATCCGTTCGCGGCGCTGCTGCCGCTGATCGC
- a CDS encoding DUF6013 family protein has translation MSVCRRSFIVLACAVAAASLPAAAYAAPPITVTSKTPADGPIKYTVKVASKTFGNVQETRTIRSGQTDDFNWKTVPPGGAVAVGTQCPNYSALTLDANGAAMRSLSIRLAPIVASDGTAAVQMSVQASAPQAKPAAAKPGAKSAQCPSVTVVSQVVRFSMPTNGASKTVSLKDGTKVTVSAQR, from the coding sequence ATGAGTGTTTGCCGCAGATCGTTCATCGTCCTTGCCTGCGCCGTCGCCGCGGCTTCGTTGCCGGCGGCCGCTTACGCCGCGCCGCCGATCACCGTCACGTCGAAAACACCTGCCGACGGTCCGATCAAGTACACGGTCAAAGTCGCATCGAAAACGTTCGGCAACGTGCAGGAAACGCGCACCATCCGCTCGGGCCAGACCGACGACTTCAACTGGAAAACGGTTCCTCCAGGCGGCGCCGTGGCCGTTGGCACCCAGTGCCCGAACTATTCCGCGCTGACGCTCGACGCCAACGGCGCAGCCATGCGCTCGCTCAGCATCCGGCTCGCGCCCATCGTCGCATCCGACGGAACGGCGGCCGTGCAAATGAGCGTGCAGGCGAGCGCCCCGCAGGCCAAGCCGGCGGCAGCCAAGCCCGGAGCCAAGTCCGCACAGTGTCCGTCCGTCACCGTCGTCAGCCAGGTCGTGCGTTTTTCGATGCCGACGAACGGTGCCTCGAAGACGGTTTCGCTGAAGGATGGGACGAAAGTGACGGTCAGCGCGCAGCGCTGA